The genomic interval gtcatttgcagctaatgagtttccatgtgagatcaaagtgcttatttctggccatcagctggctaatgacatcacttcctgcttaatgatgtcacttccagccctcaggtgGTGCTGTAAATGCTGTTCAGTCCGCTATACGAAACACGTTTGACACTCCTgtactaaaccatggtttggcatttATTACAAATCACTTTAGTGTGCTGTGTGTATgtcggggtgcaatcctaaccccttatgtcagtgctttccagcactggcatagcgatgccagtgggacatgtgctgcatcctgcagttgggcgtcactcacggaggcctcctcaaagtaagggaatgtttgttcccttacctcggagctgcattgcccttatgtcagtgctggacaccCTCAGTCATTTATTTTGTTAACAGACTTCAGTGACCTGCTTTTGTTTCTTGGGTGCAGTTCAAAAACTCTTCATATTGGAAATTTTCTGTGCTGCATAATTGTGTTTTGAAACTGTTATGAAATTGGAAGGAATTGTCTGTGTTAACCTTAGTGTTGGACACTGAAAAATACTAGGCTTCTTATGTGAACTTGAATGTTGCAGGATTTCATGCTGCCTTTGCTGATGTTAGGAGGTATTAGCAACTAAGACACGATTATGGCACATTTATCCTGAAGAGTGTGATAATACAAGGCAGAAGAAGGCCACATTTTTAAGGCAGTGGGAAGTGCTGTAGCCTTGATGACTGTTTCCAGCATGTGGCCCTTCAGATTCACTGAACTCTAGAAACAAAAGACCCAACAATGTAAACAAGACTCTAGCAGAGTGGATCTGTAGTCTGGCCTATGTATGAAAATGAATAGCTGGCTTGAGGATTTAACTGCTTCCTAATCCTCTTGAGACTACAAGTGTTGGGTTAAAAAGAAAATTGTACATGAAGCATTTGGCAGGTTGAAGAGGCCAGCATGGCCTTGGGCTAAGGCATACTGGCAGTCAGCAACTTGAACAAGTTGCTTTacccactgcatcagcacagcaATTGGTAAAGAACTAAAATCTAGTACAAGTCTGTTGCTAGTGAACCCTTTCCTAGCAGCAGCCCCCCAATTGTGTTGCCCCcgagtggggggcggggaggctagCTTGGCAGGTAGGATGTTGAGCCCGTGTCTGGGGACCTGCTGGACTGCCCCTGAATTTTCCatactggtggcagcagtaggGCTTGGTGTGGGTGGGGTTGGGGCGGAGGGAGCTATGGGGAACTGTACAGATTTTGCCCTTGGGGCTCCCAGCAATCTGGTGTCAGCCCTAGAGGTCAGCCATAGCTCAGTCACTTGCATCATTTACAGTGTTTTTGTATACTGTACTACTTTTCATCATAGAGGTTGACATAACAGAAAAGCAAAGAGAattccttctccccaaagggctaaCAGTCCAGGGGGGGAAAGACAAGGAAATCAGCGAGAACTAGTTGTAAAGATGCCACCTGGAATGAATAGAGGCAGTTCTCCCAGTTCCAAGCATGAAAGGTAAAAGCTGCCTCTTAAGCCAGCTGTGTTGGGAAGAAGCCTGCAATAAGCTTATTGGAATGAGAAAACTGCAGTAAATTGACTCATTCCCCAGTTGTTGCCAATTCCTGCTGTatctaccagagcaggtaaggcaggagTGGGTGAGATGGAGCAAAACTCCACAAGGAAGATGTGGGATGgcgtggatctggcagtgatggtgtgctctggatcctatcccctcatttcacagtctccctgcccttcagacttgtgccagctacagagctggcacaggtctgagcagacccattgctgaatgggaggcttacagaggggtaaggggatatgaCTCCCTGTTTCCTCCATAGtctcccaccacacacacacacactgcctgcTGGATTCAGTGTGGcagtggagggggagaggaaaggattgtgcccttaatgtattaGCAGAGGTGTGGAAAAGGCAAACTTACCCACAGTAGAGCTGAGTGACACAAAGTATGTTATACATACCGCAGAATGAGAGAAGCACCTGATCATGGCCACTTAGGAAGGGTGACAAAGCAAGATGGGAAAAGAAACCGATGAGAAATCTAgtcaaagtaggagagagcaatccACAAGCCTTCTGAACTAGGGATGGACTGGGTAGGAGCTCCCCTTCTAATGGAGATTACTGCTGGTCCACACCCACCTTTGTACAGGTCTAGCTCACATGCTGTCGCTCATCcagcaattgtgtgtgtgtgtgtgtgtgtgtgtgtgtgtgtgtgtgtgttgctagtGCTTGAGTGACTGCTACAAATAGCAAGTCAATTGACTTGAAGCTTTGCACTGGTGTAAGAGTGCACGGGGAATAGTAATCTCCAGTTCATTTCAGTTGCTTAAAGGGGTGAAACATCTGTGATGAAACTCTCTTCTTCCCCAGTTTAATGCCTACCTCTTCATGAGATGTGTAAAACTATATGCAGTGTACTGGAGTGTGTTGTACAAGGACACCACCTTCTCTGTTTTAGTGCACCTTCTCATCGACCGACAACAAATCCAAACACTTCAAAATTTGCCCAGAAATTTGGAGGAGCAGAGAAATGTTCCCGATGTGGGGATTCTGTGTATGCTGCGGAGAAAGTAATAGGAGCTGGAAAGGTATAGTGGCTTTTTATTGACAATGTCTTGCCAAAACTGACTTTATTTGTATTGTAACTATTTTTGTCCAGTTTCTTTTCCAAGAGAGTTGACTAGATCTAATATAGGTTGCTCTTTTACTAGCGGTATGCTATAGCTCTGAttcaaaagggggagggatgCAGTTTGGAGATGATGAGCAGATTTGACCCAGATTTCTCCAACTTCAACTTTTACTAGACTGACCTAATATTAAGAAGATGCTTTTAAGGAGATTGAATTCCCAGTTAGCGTGTGTGTATATCCTATTGAACAGTACAAGACAGGAGGCTTAAACATAACTATTTTCTCTTTAGCCTTGGCACAAAAACTGTTTTCGATGCGCTAAGTGTGGAAAAAGCCTTGAATCAACAACTCTCacagaaaaggaaggggaaatCTATTGCAAAGGTAAGgagtggggtggagggaaggaaggagagattCCCAGGGCAGACTgaatagatcagtgattttcaatctttttcatctcatggcacactgacaaggcacacaaatggtcaaggcacacaccAGGTTTTTgatgattgacaaggcacaccatgctgccagtggcagctcacatctcccattgaccctattaataaatgatcttcccccaaattcctgtggcacacctgtggaccactcacggcacaccagttgaaaatggctggagtagATGATTCTGAGAAGGCAGTGGGATGGCCTACAGACTTGATTGGCTAGTTTCATCTTTTACTGAGTAACTTGAAAGTATTTCCTTAACTCAttactgcccagcccacagtgtaCCTATTGGATCATGTTGcgaatatgcaacattgggcagaaatggcttttaactaCCCATTAAGTTTCTCAAATGCCTCCTGCACGTGCAACAGAAGTTATGGGTAACTTGAAGAGCTCATGGGACTCCTGTGAGAGCATCTCAATCTTTGATGTGAAGATGGAAGTACTTGAGTAGGATGTCTGTAATATGCTGGCTTCAGTATCTGGCTTAACTAAGTCCAACATAGAAACGTCATGGAATTGAACTAACTGGAATTTCTTTTTCTCGCAGGCTGTTACGCAAAGAACTTTGGTCCTAAAGGATTTGGCTATGGCCAGGGAGCTGGCGCTCTTGTTCATGCGCAGTAAATACCATTTCACTGAAATGGCTCTGCAGTTACGAGATGCAGCTTAAATTCTACTAACTGTGAAACTGATACTAGTTTGTGCTCTTTCTTGGTTTTTAATATTGTATATTttcactgttctttttttttttaaaaaaaaaagccgcACATGATAAGGCTGTATTTGCTAACAATTGATCTCAATAAAGCTTTGAATTTAGAACAGTGTTTAAAAGGTCTGAAGAAACTGTCTTGGTTTTGCTGGCCTATGGACCTGCCTCTTAAACTGGTGTTTTCATAAGTGTCGGCAGCATCCAGAGACGGATGCCACCTGCCTAAGGCAAAAAGTTTTGACAGAGTGGTGGGAAAATTTGGATAAAAGTTGCATCAATGTGGCAATGATGGTATGCCAAAGTCTAAAGGGCTTAAGGACTCATGgcttactggggggaaaaaatccagatGCTAAAGTCTAAAGCAGTCACTTCTATGTTTTTCCTGGAGGAAGGGATGCTGGTGGCTTCGTTCC from Tiliqua scincoides isolate rTilSci1 chromosome 7, rTilSci1.hap2, whole genome shotgun sequence carries:
- the LOC136657072 gene encoding cysteine and glycine-rich protein 2 — its product is MPNWGGGNKCGACGRTVYHAEEVQCDGRSFHKCCFLCMVCRKNLDSTTVAIHNEEVYCKSCYGKKYGPKGYGYGQGAGTLNMDRGERLGIKHDNAPSHRPTTNPNTSKFAQKFGGAEKCSRCGDSVYAAEKVIGAGKPWHKNCFRCAKCGKSLESTTLTEKEGEIYCKGCYAKNFGPKGFGYGQGAGALVHAQ